The window TAtaagagagaatgtgttaattAAATttactagttttttttattttaaattaaatctaACAGAAAAGAAGCAGTAACATCATTGTCAAAGCCACCATGGCCTGAAGTCAAATTGCCAGATCCTGCAGAAGAGGCCAAACATCACATAGGTAACAATTGtaattatgcactttggtggaaTGTGTATCACATAATGCATGCACTTCAACTAAAGTATAATCTGAAATATTCTCCCTCTGTAGCATTTATGATACATATAAAACACTTGTCATCTCTTAATAACAACTCTGCTGTGGCAGCATTGGATATAACTTGATATGAAGAGTTTCCAAAGTTAGCATGAGATTGCTATCATTTGACAAATATTGAGAAGATTTCTGAAGCAATACCTACAAACGATGGTGCCAACAAGTTTGTTTTATCAGTTAACTTTCTCTTTTTGCAGAAGTTGTACAAAATGTAAAGACTCTGATTTCCACGGGAGCATATGGCAGATTGTTTGCAGTTGTCCACTTTGCTAGTCGGCAATGGAAAGTAACCAATGAGGACTTGATCTTGATAGAAAATCACATTGAAGCAGACTGCGGGGATAGGATCAGATTAGAGAAGGTATGGAATGACAGTGACCTGATGGAATGGGATAAATTCACCCAATCAGATATGTATCTTCATCTTTACCTTGGAAATCTGATCTTAATCTTATCATCATAAGACCAGATGCCTTATCAGGGTGTtgttgaaataatgcagtttttaaaaaaaatacatgtgTGTATATTTTTGTAGGTTCTGTTGGTTGGTGGGAATGACTTCACGTTAATCGGTCGACCACTTCTTGGGTAAGATTCCACTTATAAAAATTAACAAGATTCACTAATATGCTAAATTACAACTATATATGCAACTACCATGCAGAAAGTATCTTTTGGCTTTTGACTGTCTGCAAGAGCTAAGTAAATTAAATAGTTTGATTATGTAGAAATTGTTGTAAAATAACTTTATTCAACATTGCAATTGTTTTCTCCCTAAGTCCCCAAAAGGCATTTTCCTCTTCTGCATGTAAAAGAGCAGATCAAATATTTTCTCGCAACTCTGTACTTATGCTGATGCTATTGTTGGTTTATTTGGGGAAACTGAAGTCACAGCTAATCTTTGCCTTGTAGTTGAGATCTGTTTCTCTGATATGTAATTCCCTTACAAGTAGAGAATAAAACTCTGTCCAGTGGATGTGTTTGAGTCCTTGGATGATGAACCATTTCCAGGCCCTGATCCCACTGAGTTAAGAGtactcatctgcaaacttgttcaGGGAGGGTCCACTCTCCAATTAAAATGCTTAAGCAGCTGTCTGAGTCTGTAGGCCCACCACCAGAGAAGATAGCCAGTGCCTCTGGGAGAAGATGAGAGCAGCTCCACCTGGAGGTCCCCTTTAAGGCGAAGGAAATTCAATTAAACAAAATTGTGACTGCAACTGTGAGGCCACTCATGGAAAAGGAGAAACACTTTCACAAGATGGCTGGCTGAAGAAGTTGGGGCCCACCACCTGTAGGCATTTGTCAGATTTGATCCTCAGTGAGGTGACCCTTCTGCCACTGAGAAGGTACCGCAGGCATGCCCGGTCAGCCTAGACATGGGTAATAATCTATACAGGTAGGCTAGCTGCTTCCGAGAGCTGGAGAGCCTCTGCAGGTGATAACCCACCTCTGGCAAGTTTGTCAGAGGCAGGAATGTGTCAGGTCAGTGAACTGATGCACTTTTCTCAAATTCCTGTCAGTGCTGCCTTGAAACCCATACCAGTGAGACTGGCAATATTCTGGCCATTAGAGGCAAAAAGTTTTCATTTTATGACTGCATCAGTAGCAGAAAAATATTCTGAATTGTAATGTTATTCCATATTTTGATTCACCTCAAGGCTTTATTATTGGAC is drawn from Hemiscyllium ocellatum isolate sHemOce1 chromosome 18, sHemOce1.pat.X.cur, whole genome shotgun sequence and contains these coding sequences:
- the mrpl21 gene encoding 39S ribosomal protein L21, mitochondrial, which translates into the protein MASSCARFLGSWSRVRAAVSLLSSAARHQHSQSGVLPPRKEAVTSLSKPPWPEVKLPDPAEEAKHHIEVVQNVKTLISTGAYGRLFAVVHFASRQWKVTNEDLILIENHIEADCGDRIRLEKVLLVGGNDFTLIGRPLLGRDLVRVEATVVEKTESWPKINFRFKRRKRYRRTKIIVQPQTVLRINTIEIAPALA